AATTATTGAAACATAATGAAATTCAACCGTGTGcaataatagaaaattagaaagaagtaataaaagtagttttattcctcaaaataaaaaccatCTTTGTTGGTTACATGTAAGTTCCAAGTTTTATTGCAAAGGAGTCCAAAGTTTGATTGAAGTTCCAAGCTCAGTTTGCTgcatgagaataaataaaaagtattaATTAGAAGCACATAAATTGCCGGAAAAACTATTAATTAGAAAAGTTAGATCAACATACAGCAAGAGAAGGGAGGGAGGTTGCATTGGGCGGGGATACGAGAGGCAATGCGGAGGGTGCTGCACAAGCAGTCGCGACTGACGCTCTGAAGAGCGCCACAACAGTCGGAGCTAGGGTTCCCGGTCGAGCCAGGCACCACGAACGGTGTACACACGTTCAGACTCGACAGCGATGACGAGCACGTGTCCTGTGCCCAGGTGCTTCCTCCCATTATCACTACAATCACCAATACCACACACATAAACACACACTTCATAgctatttatgtatatatgtatgtagaTGAAATGGAGttgtattttgaatttgtagcTATTTTCAATGtatgtgtatttatagggatATAGAGGCTATACACTTACGTTGCTTATGATTTTGTTTGCATGACCAACCTAATTATATGTCATCACATCTTGTGcctaaaaaaattgagatataGTATATGTGTACTAAATTGTTGATTACAAATTAAGGAAAAGGGTGAAACGATCacagttaaaaaaatttaaagttttgaacCGCCAATAATCGCATACATTCACATTAATTCTGACCTGTCAATAAGTCTATCATTTTTTGcaactaagagcatccacaatggcaaTAGACCagtcataggccagccactctctctccctgccacgtcatttagcactaaaaatctacctgccacatcatcattttaatcaaataggctagcctaaggccagccacaggctaaccgcaataaaaataattcaaaaacaactacatttacggaattaaactTACGATAAAttacagaattaaatttacgagacatatacggaaaaattcattcatttcatttttaaaaaaaaaggtacatagataaaaaaaaaggtacatagataaaaaaaaaagtacataataataaaaaaaaaacgggcttccacacacgagccccgcctctctctactcctcatcgccgccgccgccgtcctcGCCGCTGCCACCCGggacctccacatcggtgacaTCTGAGCCCCCCACGCGGCATCCAAATCGACctgcatgctctcgagcatcaagtgaagaaacatcttctccgtggggttaGTGGCGGCCctccaatcttggaagaccGTGTACATCTGCTCCCGCGCTTTTTGACGCGAGAAGGTGTACGCGGGTGGGGGGCTGCCGACTGGACCTCCTGGGGTGATAGGGCCCCCGGGCGTGCCCGCCATCAACCCCATCAACTGTTGCCAAGGGTTGTTGTACCTTTGGCCCATCTACCCGTCCATCCCGCCCATCTACCCCCATCCAGACCCCACGGGTACCGTGGGATTCTGAGATCCTCTTATCGCCggactggactcgttgttgttgtccatcgcttgatgttgctcttgtatagaaatttagagagagagaaaactcgttaataCAAGTGGTGTAAATGaatatgaaactaaaatcgcgtatatatagtgtttcaaaaaatttcaataaataaaaaattgcgtTGGTCGATCGCGAGCctgcaatggcggccagcgcatcggcgaGCACTCGCAAATCGGCGTGCGCTCGCCTATTTTCTCGCCGAAAAGGCGCTGGCTGATTCCAATGGTTCAGCTAGCCGACCgactagcgacgcgaatcagCTAGCCGGTGCGCTAaccgccattgtggatgctctaattcacaactaattaagaataatttcaatttgtaaATTACTACCAACCTAAGAACCCTTACATAACTAAGAGTCATTTCGAGTTGTAAACAACAGACCGTAAACATTCATTCGTgaccaaatttttttcaaattatgaatGATAGTCTAAAAACTCTCGttcacaacaaaatcaactgataggagcatctccaaggggaaaggtaaatggagaggtgaactaatataattaccatatttaccttttcttcATGGAAAATTATTCTCCAAGGGGAGagatatttgagaaggtattataccttttccattttgaggaggtatctttacctctccatatttaccttcttttcataaaaaaagacATTCTCCAAGGAGGAATGGATTTGAGAAGGTActacactttatattttttaatgcttttgtactattattttattttatttaaatgatatacctttctatataccttttaTCCTTggaattgattgatttttataaaggtatattgcactttttgagaaggtataaaCATGATTTACCCTTTTTATTTACCTTCTCCCCTTAGAGTTGCTCTTACAATCAATATTGTAAATTGGGAaggtaaaatgaaaaaatggacactttttcaattttttgtaaaaaataattatatttatagtatttatgggtagtgataaaatgcaaaacttatatatatggaacaaactcaaaactcctcaacacagcttcaacacagtttcaatacaatataacacagtgtaaaatttcaagattttaatggcAACATAGTATCAATCATTGGCTACCgttaaaattttgttgatttttttgtgatctgttgacagttttcaatggtccagattataattttgagtttgaacgttatttagagtttttattatctaaatttgaaaatggtgTCCATAAAAATCTAACTTGGTAGTGTTCACGTAGTCCATCATCAATTGACACGAACACGACTCTCCACACATCAAGATTCCCATACATAATTATTAGCCCAATCCTTAGTATAATTATAGGAGCAGAATTCGTTCCGAGTTAGTGGGAAGTtgatcaatcaaaatcaaatcttgtaaatcaattgaatctcTCAATAAACCCAATACGCCCTTTCCTTTGACTTTCGCttctttcccttttctctTTCAGCTCATCTGATGGCTTCGACTTGGTTCCTTCCTTTTGCGCTTGCTCTCTCTTGCTTCTTTGGATTGCTTCGTGGGAGCCCCGGCGATGCCGATTCCGTTTACCAGTAAGCCAATGATTCTGTTGAAAAGCAATCAAgagtgtttctattttaacttTGCTTCACCACTTCGAATTGAAATGTAGGATTTGCTGTTGAGGATTAgtttctttgtttattttcttttgccATGATGTTTGGACATAGATGGAGAATCTGGTCGACATTTGAGACTGCACTTAGATTGGAATTGGGGGGAAATGAGATCTTACTTCACTAATTGATGTAGGCTTAGTGTTGGCAAATGATGATTGGAGTTGAGATGCTAATTTGGTGTTAACAGACTAATGAAATGTGGTTGTGATGTCTGTATACCAGTAAgccttttgaaaattttatgattctttgaaaagaaatcaaattgaaCTATCGATTTTAGAGTAGGATTTGCTGTTGAGGATTAGTTAggttgtttattttcttttgccGTGATGTTGGACATAGTTTCTCTTGACATTTGTTTAGTGTTTCATTCTCATTGTGTTGAGAATGATGCTTGGAGTTGAGATGCTACTTTGGTGTTAACAGACTAATGAGATGTGGTTATGATGTTTGTCTACCAGTAAGCCTCTTGAGATTGTTATGAGTTTTTTGGAAAGCAATCAAGAGTGTTTCTAGATTAAACTATCAAATTGTCTATTCTAGAGTGTGATTTGCTGTTGAGGATTgctttgtttgtttattttcttttgccATGATATGGGACATAGTTTCCCCTAACTCTCTTGTTATGGAGAATCTGCTCAACATTTTTTGACTAAATTTGGGGAGATATGAGATCTTACAGATGCAGCCTAATTGGCGTAGGATTAGTATTGAGGTATGATGTTCGGTGATGAGATGCTACTTTCAAAAGGAGTGTTATTGATGTTGAAATGGAAAGATGGATattagagaataaagtggaaataGAGTCTTTTCTTATCTGTGTACTAATCACTCTATAAGAATAGGATGGATGTAATTGAGACTTTAACCAATCAAACCAGTACAATCAGTCTTTTACGTTTCATCGTTCGATGAATACAATGTTTATGTTCTACGTTTCAATTCTATTTTCCAACAATTGCGTAAGTCAGGTTCTACGTTAACAAACTAATGAGATGTGGTTAGTCAGTGGAGATTGAACTTATAAAAGTACCACATTAGATTGTTTGCCAGAATGATGTTTCTGTCATTGGCACTATGACCCTTGGCTTGTGTTTTGCAATGCGAGAAGACTGGCTGTGTGGGGGACAAGTGCTTCCAACACTGTAACTTTTCCTCAGACGGAAACCCCATTGATGGCCCATGGTATCTGCAGGAGCCACTATACATTCAGTGGAAGCAATGGGACTGCCGCAGTGACTGTCGTTACCAGAGACTTGAAGCGATAAGGGTCATGATTGCAGCTCCGGTGTTTGGTATTCTAACAACCCACATATTGTATATGAACTTCTACGAGTTTGACTACGGTAAGCTCACTACAAAGCTCTTCTTGTTAAATCATCCTTCAGTTTGTTCTATTTAGATTATTAGTTAAGTAAACGCGGTTATCTTGGTAGCGTAAGGAAGATCTAGGCGAAAAAACTTCCTGTATCCTACTTCGTTGATTCGTATTTTATCCATTCATTATGTCCGCGTGTTAACAAAACTATCTCCTCAACTACTGCAAGTAAAACATTGTCAAGTGTATAGATTGTTCTGTTTTATTGGTGTGAATACTGCATTTGATGATAGATGAAATATTGACAGGATGGAATGCGAGAGTTTGTGCAGTAATAAGCGCGCTACAGATTGCAATATGGGCAGTGTGGGCAGCTCAAGCTCGTCATCCTCAGCGATGGAAGCTCTGGGTGGTTGTATGTGGAGGGGCCATTGCCATGCTCGTAACACTGTACGACTTCCCCCCCTGGCGGGGGCTCTTGGATGCTCGCG
The genomic region above belongs to Salvia hispanica cultivar TCC Black 2014 chromosome 3, UniMelb_Shisp_WGS_1.0, whole genome shotgun sequence and contains:
- the LOC125210907 gene encoding stamen-specific protein FIL1-like translates to MKCVFMCVVLVIVVIMGGSTWAQDTCSSSLSSLNVCTPFVVPGSTGNPSSDCCGALQSVSRDCLCSTLRIASRIPAQCNLPPFSCSN
- the LOC125215028 gene encoding post-GPI attachment to proteins factor 3-like, whose amino-acid sequence is MASTWFLPFALALSCFFGLLRGSPGDADSVYQACVLQCEKTGCVGDKCFQHCNFSSDGNPIDGPWYLQEPLYIQWKQWDCRSDCRYQRLEAIRVMIAAPVFGILTTHILYMNFYEFDYGWNARVCAVISALQIAIWAVWAAQARHPQRWKLWVVVCGGAIAMLVTLYDFPPWRGLLDARALWHATMIPLSYLWWSFVKDDSVWMTSLAINKNK